The genomic region CTGAAGACGTGGCAGAGACTGTTGAGTCCGTTGTTATCCCTGACGATGCCGCAGACGCAGCTATCGCAGTGCCGGCGGAATCTATCGTGATAGATACAGACAGTTCTGCGCCTGCAGTTGAAGTTCCGGCAGAATAAATATCCTTCTTTAATCATTGCCTCGTCTTGGAAATTTACGGGTTCAGGACGAGGCATTTTCTTTTCAATGAAGAATCCCTTTACAATAGAGATGATCTCATGAGATCATAGCCATTAGAACAATAAAAACAAGTAAAGGCAGTTTTACTTAGAGCGGAGTCAAAATCAATTGAAGGTTTCGTGTAGAAATAGCGATCAAAAAAGAGAGATGATTCGTTCCCTGGCTACGGAAGGCAATGAAAGCGTTACTGAAAATAAAGAATCGGCTTCTTTTCAGCCTGCTTCCAAGGGCGTTTCCAGTTTCATAAGGCGCGCCCCTTTACTGATCTTTGTAATAGCCTTGTGTGTGTTTTCCGGTTGCACGCCCAGCATTCATGAATCGGTCGCCCGCGGTAATGAGGCGCGTGTAAAAGATCTTCTCGACAAAGATCCTGCACTGATAGGCGCGTTAGATGCCAAGGAAAAGACGCCTCTGCACCGCGCTGTTACCTACAAACAAATGGATATGCTCAACCTGTTGTTAGAGCGTGGGGCAGACCTTAACGCGCAGGATGTTACGGGTATGACCCCGCTCCATGTGGCGGCCATGCTCGGGCGTCGCGATGAAGCGGAGTGGCTCCTTGATCACGGAGCCGACCCCGAGATCAAAGACAGTTATGGTGACTTGCCCATACATACAGCCGCTGTTTTTGGGCATGGTCAAATTATCAGTCTTTTTACAAATCGCGGAATGTCGCTTGATATAAAGAATGCGGCCGGCGAGAGCTTGGAAGAGATTGCTCATGAGTACCGTCAGGAGCGTGTAGCCGCCTACGTGGCCCACCTGAAAAAGAAGTAATCCTTTAACGGAATCGACCGAAGACGGGTGCAGCCCTCGCAGTCACTTTGCAGGGTTGCTTGTATCCATGGTCCACACCGTGAGATCTTCAAGGCTTGCTGTTCGTTTGCTTAAGATTCTGGCAAGCCCATAGCCCGTCAAGAACATGATGATATTTCCAACCAAGCCCGTGTAATAGGCTTCAAAATGAGCTTGCATAAAGTCGGAAACAGAGGAGGGGGTCCAGCCCAGCCGTGAGAGGGAGACAAGGGCGGAAAAAAGTACGGCGAAAAGAATCCCTGCGCCAACAGCACGTCCATCGCCATGAACCGTAAAAATGCCGAGCACAAATAAGCCCAGCACACCGCCGGCGATGATCGATTGAAATTCTGCCCACAAATCCTGAAGCGTTAAGGTGTCTGCCTTATAGAGGAAATAGGCACCGCCCACCATAATGCAGGAGGCTATAAAAGTAATGAACCGTGCGGCGCGCATGCAGTGTTGTTCGTCGGCGTTGCGATTCATATGGCGCTTATAAATATCGGTTACGGTTACAGCCGAAATACTGTTCAAAGCCGCGCCTAAACTTGACGTCGCTGCGCCCAATACACCTGCTACTGCCAATCCCATCGTTCCCCGCGGTAATTGGGTCGTCACAAAATAGGGCAGTATCTCTTCCGCTTTCCGGGTGCCGTTCAACATCTCTGTCACGGCGGGGTCGGGGAACACTTTGTAGAAGGCATAGAATGCAGTTCCCAAAAACATAAAATACGCCCAGCCGGGCAGACAAAAGAAACAGTTCAGCCACAAGGCGCGGCGTGCTTCTTTCAGGCTTTTTGCAGCGCAATATTTTTGCACGTTTTCTTGGTTGACACAATACTCATGGAGCCACTGGAAGAAACCGACGAGCAAGAGCATGACCACCGTTTTGCTGCGAAGGGAAAAGCCCCAAGAGATGGGACTCAATTTCCCATCGACGATTTCGTTGAGCATAAATTTGCTGTCTTCAATACCGATGGCTAAAACTTGGGCAATACCGCCGGGCATCTTAAAGATAACCACAGAAAGCACCAGCAGCGCGCCTCCGACTAGGATCGCCGATTCAAAAAGGTCAGTCCAGATCACCGCACGAATACCGCCGGCAATGGTGTAATAGGCAGTAAATATACCGCCCAAAAGAATACAAACCGCCACATTCCAGCCGGTGAGGCTATGAAGAAGCAGACCTACTAAAAAGAGCACCAAGCTGACGCGGAAACATTGGGAAATAATAAAAACGCTCGCGCCATAGGCACGCGTTTTGGGGCCGAATCGGTATTCGAGATATTCAAAAACAGTGACTGTTTGACGACGCCGAAAAAGGGGTACAAGAAAACGGGAAGCGATCATAACTGAAAAGGGCAGGGCAAGGCAGATGACAAAACGCAGATAACCGGTTCGGAAGGCATCGGCAGGATAGGCGATAAAGGAAATGGAACTGATTGTAGCGCCAAAGAGAGAGATACCCAACAACCAACCGGGATAAGATCGGCCTGCAACAAAATACTGTTCTGTATCCTGTGATTTTCGTGTGGCGAACCATGAGCCAATACCTGTAATGACTGCAAAATAAAAAATAATGACTGAAATATCCAACCAGTTGGTTCGAATCATTGTTTATCCTTTCGATTCAAGACAACGCAGTGCGCTATTTTAGAATGCTTCGCAATCGATCATCCGCCCGATAACACTTTTATCTTCCTATTTCAGTATGTTATTGTACTGAATATATAGTCACAAACCTAAAGGAGAAAAGTGGAATGGAAAATATTAAAGTCGTAGGCATTATACCCGCTCGTTACGGTTCCAGTCGATGCCCCGGAAAACCATTGATTCCGATCAATGGGAAACTCATGATTCAGCGGGTCTATGAGCAATGCAGCCGCTCAACGTTGCTGCAAAGTGTTTGTGTGGCGACGGATGATACACGCATTGCAGAAGCCGTCGAATCTTTCGGAGGCAAGGTGGTGATGACGCGTGCTGATCATCCCAGCGGCACCGATCGCGTCGCCGAGGCTGCGGAAAAACTCAATGCAGACATTGTGGTCAATATCCAAGGCGACCAGCCCTTTGTGGATGTGTCTATGATTGATGAGGCGGTGAAGCCCATGATCGAGGCCGATGCTCCTGATGTTTCCACGCTCATGTTTCCTATGAAGGATGAAAAGATTATAAGTGATTAAAGCGTTGTTAAAGTGGTTGTCACACTGGCGGGTAACGCCCTTTATTTTTCTCGTGCGCGCATTCCCTATCCTCGTGAAAATATCGATCATACCGTCTATGAACATGTGGGTATTTATGTTTATCGCAAAGACACGCTTATCAAATTAACACAGTTGCCTGCATCTATGTTGGAAAAAGTGGAGTCCTTGGAACAACTGCGTTGGCTTGAACATGGGCTGCGCATCCGTGTCACTGAATCTACCGTATCGGATACTTTTTTCCATGGCTTTAGCATAGATACCAAAGAAGATTTTGAGCGTGCTGAACAAATGCTGCGTGAACGCAGCCTATGAAGGGAGTCTTGCCATGTCTCTTGATCCTGCATTAATGACGGAGATTGAATCGCGCTTAGATGAACGGGCGCAAAAGCGAATCGAAGAATCTGTAGAGCGTATTGTGACAGCAAAAGAGCGCGGCGGAAAAGTGGTGGTCGTTACCGGGAGCGGTCCCAATCTTCACGAAGGTGTAACGACACTTATCGCGGAATTGATGCGTGTCGGGATCGTGGACGGCGTTTCCACCAGCTCCGCAGTGGTCGCCCATGAAATGGGCGGAACCCTCGACAAAGTTAAGCGTTGTTCCGGTTTAGATTTGGACTTGGCGCCGGAAATATTGCCGCGCGGCAACATCTTCGAATTATCGGTCACTGATGACGCCTTATTAGATACAATTGCCAAAGTGATGCCTTTTGATAGGGATCTCGTCGAGCGTCTGCGCAACGCCGAGGGTAAAACCATCATTAAGGCCGCCGGCAATTTGGGCTATCCTGTGGGCTTGTATTTAGAATGGCTGTCAAAGGAGATCAGCATTTTGGCGCAAAGCCGCGGGCGCACTTTTGAGGAGATTGCCGGGCTGGGCGCAGATCCCCGAACCATGATCGGTATGGGTGCGCTAAAAAAACTTCCCGTCTTGGTGACAATACCTCAACTGGTAGGCGGCGGTACCATTGGCCTGTGTATCGGTGACTCCACCAGTATTCATGAACGTGCCTATCGGCTGGCGTCTATGCTGGGCAGTGCCGATGTCATTATTGAATCGGCCGTAGCACTCACCCAAGAAGTACATGATGGGCCTTTGGAGCTCTACACGGGGCACGGTATATGGTCAGAATTTTTTGGACACTATACCTTTTCTTTAAAAGACAAAACCTTAATACGAATTGATCTTGATCCTGCTTTGAATACGGTTTGGGAGGCAGAGCGCGGCGGCGGCGGTGTACAAGAAGCTATCACGCAGGGTCTTCCCAAAACGAAACTATTTAAAGTGCCTTTCCGCATGGAAATGTCCGGGTTTGCACGACTGGAAGGCAGTGTTCCCATTATCGCAGACATTGGCGTAGTTTGGCCCCTTATGGCGCATAAAATCGCGGAACGTTTGGGAATTAGCCTGGAATTTATCTCGGCGCCTCAAGATACGGATCAAGGAAAGAAAATGCGCGAACAAATTGTTGAAGAAGTTAGACCTCTAGACCGGAAAAAAATGCTGAGTCTACTTTGATCTAAATAAGATTGATTTTGTTGCATGTTAGTACCGGTTTGGCGCTAACATGCTTTTTTATTGTAAAATTAGTTTTGACCGGATACATAGGCGATCGCTGTGCGCTATGTCGATCAATAATCTTGTGTTTCGGGGGCTGTTATCAGGCGTTTTGCCGAGATCCGGGCGCCGCATTTTCGGATGAAATAGGACTGAAACACAAGGGGAAATTGAGACAGCCTTCGCTATATGGTATGATTAACCAGTTAAGGCTATATTGGGGTATCTTCTGACATAAAACTCATGTGAAAGACGTATGAATAATTTTTTGAAACACATATCACTCTGGATTGTTTTTTTCATCATTCTTGTGCTTGCCTTATCAAATTTTTCCAAATGGCAAAATAATAAGCGGCCCTTAAGCGAGTCGGATTTCGTTGCACAGTTGACTGTTGCTAATATTGAATCTGTATCCGTGAAAGAGGTCAGTTCCAAACTTTTCCATATAAAGGCATTGTTCAAGAATCAAGTGGACGGTAATGTATCTGTTGAATTCAACACGGACAGTTTCCGAGACGAATGGCGCGCCCAATTGCAGGAGCAGGAAGTGCCCTTTGAATTTAAAGTGGGCAGCTTATGGCCGAGCGTATTGCTGAATTTCCTGCCTATTATCCTGATTGGCGGGCTCCTGTGGTTCTTTATGTTCCGCCAAATGCAGGGGGGCTACAACAAGGCGCAGTCTTTTGGTAAGAGCCGCGCGCGCATGGCAGATCAAAACGAGAAAACCGTCACCTTTAAGGATGTGGCAGGTGTTGATGAAGCGAAGGAAGAGCTTCAGGAAATCGTAGCCTTTTTGAAAGAGCCCAAACGTTTTTCACGCCTTGGAGGAAAGATCCCGCGGGGTGTGTTGCTGGTAGGCGCCCCCGGGTCCGGAAAAACCTTGCTCGCTAAGGCAGTTGCCGGCGAGGCGGACGTGCCCTTTTTCAGTGTGAGCGGTTCTGACTTCGTGGAAATGTTTGTCGGTGTCGGAGCCAGCCGTGTCCGTGATCTGTTCCAACAGGGATACAAACACGCGCCGTGCATCATTTTCGTTGATGAAATTGATGCCGTCGGGCGACAACGCGGCGCAGGGCTTGGCGGCGGCCATGATGAACGGGAGCAGACCCTGAATCAGCTGCTTGTTGAAATGGACGGATTCAACGTCAACGACGGCGTGATCCTCATGGCGGCAACCAACCGCCCTGACGTTTTAGACCAAGCGCTGTTGCGGCCGGGCCGATTTGACCGACAGATTGTCGTGCCGAATCCGGACATTAAAGGGCGTCAGGAGATTTTGAATATCCATGTGCGCAACCAAAAAGTGCCGTTAGCGGAAGATGTCGATATGTCCATCGTTGCCCGCGGTACACCGGGATTTTCCGGGGCGGATCTTGCCAATCTGCTCAATGAAGCGGCATTAATCGCTGCGCGAGAAAACGCAAAATCCGTGTTAATGAAGCACATGGAAGATGCGAAGGATCGCGTTCTCATGGGACCGGCGCGGCATAGCATGGTCTTGAATCCCAAAGACAAACTTATGACCGCTTATCATGAAGCGGGGCATACGCTTATTGGTAAATTGCTCAAAGACAGTGATCCTGTTCACAAGGTGACCATTATTCCGCGCGGTATGGCATTGGGCGTTACAGCCTCGTTGCCGGAAGAAGACCGGCACAATGTGAATCGTTCCTACTGCCTTGCCATGCTTCGCGTATTGATGGCGGGACGGGCCGCTGAAGAAATCATTTATAACGAGTATACCAGCGGCGCTTCCAACGACCTGAAACGCTGTACCCAACTGGCGCATAAAATGGTCTGTGAGTGGGGGATGAGCGATCTCGGCCCGCTGACTTTCGGCGGCGAAGAAGAAGTGTTCTTGGGCCGCGACTTCACCAAAATGAGAACCTTCAGTGAAGAGACGGCAGCGGCTGTTGATCGTGAGATCCATCGCTTATGTGAAGATGCGTATAAAGACTCGCGCGACATGCTCGCCACCCATGAAGAGGTGCTGCGCAAAATTGCCGAAGTCTTAGTTGAAAAAGAGACCTTGCTTTCCGCCGAGATCGACGAGATCATTATCGCAACTGCCGGAAAAGAGGTGTTGCCTGAGCGCGAAGTGATAGCGCCTGCGGAACCGCCCTTAGCCGAGCCGCCGCCCCTACCGGCGGAAGAAAGCCCTGTCATTGCCGAGGCGCCCATAGACATCAGCCCTGAAGGTCCCGTTCCCGAGACCGCTTAAATGATATTAAATTTGGCGACCGGTTATTGTACACCGATCTTAGATCTTGCCTGGGATTCTCGTCCGTGCATAAAACGCTTTTCTTGCAATTGAACAGCACGCAACAGACCCAAGTCATGGGTGTTGTGAACACTACTCCCGATTCTTTTTTCGACGGCGGTCACTATAACGCTGTGGAAAAAATAGCTCCCCATATTCGGGCGTTGGTCGACCATGGCGCGGATATCTTGGACATAGGCGCCGAATCCTCCAGACCCGGAGCACGGTCTGTCTCCGAGCAAGAAGAAATTGAACGGCTTGCACCGGC from Candidatus Hydrogenedentota bacterium harbors:
- a CDS encoding ankyrin repeat domain-containing protein, giving the protein MIRSLATEGNESVTENKESASFQPASKGVSSFIRRAPLLIFVIALCVFSGCTPSIHESVARGNEARVKDLLDKDPALIGALDAKEKTPLHRAVTYKQMDMLNLLLERGADLNAQDVTGMTPLHVAAMLGRRDEAEWLLDHGADPEIKDSYGDLPIHTAAVFGHGQIISLFTNRGMSLDIKNAAGESLEEIAHEYRQERVAAYVAHLKKK
- a CDS encoding sodium/solute symporter (Members of the Solute:Sodium Symporter (SSS), TC 2.A.21 as described in tcdb.org, catalyze solute:Na+ symport. Known solutes for members of the family include sugars, amino acids, nucleosides, inositols, vitamins, urea or anions, depending on the system.), giving the protein MIRTNWLDISVIIFYFAVITGIGSWFATRKSQDTEQYFVAGRSYPGWLLGISLFGATISSISFIAYPADAFRTGYLRFVICLALPFSVMIASRFLVPLFRRRQTVTVFEYLEYRFGPKTRAYGASVFIISQCFRVSLVLFLVGLLLHSLTGWNVAVCILLGGIFTAYYTIAGGIRAVIWTDLFESAILVGGALLVLSVVIFKMPGGIAQVLAIGIEDSKFMLNEIVDGKLSPISWGFSLRSKTVVMLLLVGFFQWLHEYCVNQENVQKYCAAKSLKEARRALWLNCFFCLPGWAYFMFLGTAFYAFYKVFPDPAVTEMLNGTRKAEEILPYFVTTQLPRGTMGLAVAGVLGAATSSLGAALNSISAVTVTDIYKRHMNRNADEQHCMRAARFITFIASCIMVGGAYFLYKADTLTLQDLWAEFQSIIAGGVLGLFVLGIFTVHGDGRAVGAGILFAVLFSALVSLSRLGWTPSSVSDFMQAHFEAYYTGLVGNIIMFLTGYGLARILSKRTASLEDLTVWTMDTSNPAK
- a CDS encoding ATP-dependent metallopeptidase FtsH/Yme1/Tma family protein produces the protein MNNFLKHISLWIVFFIILVLALSNFSKWQNNKRPLSESDFVAQLTVANIESVSVKEVSSKLFHIKALFKNQVDGNVSVEFNTDSFRDEWRAQLQEQEVPFEFKVGSLWPSVLLNFLPIILIGGLLWFFMFRQMQGGYNKAQSFGKSRARMADQNEKTVTFKDVAGVDEAKEELQEIVAFLKEPKRFSRLGGKIPRGVLLVGAPGSGKTLLAKAVAGEADVPFFSVSGSDFVEMFVGVGASRVRDLFQQGYKHAPCIIFVDEIDAVGRQRGAGLGGGHDEREQTLNQLLVEMDGFNVNDGVILMAATNRPDVLDQALLRPGRFDRQIVVPNPDIKGRQEILNIHVRNQKVPLAEDVDMSIVARGTPGFSGADLANLLNEAALIAARENAKSVLMKHMEDAKDRVLMGPARHSMVLNPKDKLMTAYHEAGHTLIGKLLKDSDPVHKVTIIPRGMALGVTASLPEEDRHNVNRSYCLAMLRVLMAGRAAEEIIYNEYTSGASNDLKRCTQLAHKMVCEWGMSDLGPLTFGGEEEVFLGRDFTKMRTFSEETAAAVDREIHRLCEDAYKDSRDMLATHEEVLRKIAEVLVEKETLLSAEIDEIIIATAGKEVLPEREVIAPAEPPLAEPPPLPAEESPVIAEAPIDISPEGPVPETA